One stretch of Tissierellales bacterium DNA includes these proteins:
- a CDS encoding YmaF family protein: protein MEQTHTHEFLGSTKLAVEGELRHNHRFSGVTSQAIPLRNGNHIHEIVVNTDFDFAHFHQLIVETGPGIPVGEGRHVHFVRGITTSDREHRHRFVFATLIEDPLK from the coding sequence ATGGAACAAACCCATACCCATGAATTCTTAGGTAGCACTAAATTAGCAGTAGAGGGAGAGTTAAGACATAATCATCGTTTTAGTGGAGTTACAAGTCAGGCCATTCCCCTAAGAAATGGGAACCATATACATGAAATTGTAGTAAATACTGATTTTGATTTTGCCCATTTTCATCAATTAATTGTGGAAACTGGCCCAGGCATCCCTGTTGGTGAGGGAAGACATGTTCATTTTGTTAGAGGCATTACTACAAGTGATAGAGAACATAGACATAGGTTTGTCTTTGCTACCCTTATTGAAGATCCATTGAAATAA
- a CDS encoding DUF441 family protein: protein MISQILLLFIVITSILAKNKTMVVAGIVVFIFSLIDNENIIKFTKDYFLNIGVTLLTIWILIPLIDNTNEKDILSIKNIFNIHGLVSLISGFIVVIIAAKGVNYLNNNPSALAGILFGSIIGTTFFGGIPVGILTGSGIAFLIIRILKK, encoded by the coding sequence ATGATAAGTCAAATATTGCTTTTATTTATCGTCATAACCTCTATTCTGGCAAAAAATAAAACTATGGTTGTAGCCGGAATAGTTGTATTTATTTTTTCCCTTATAGATAATGAAAACATTATAAAATTTACTAAAGATTATTTTTTAAATATAGGGGTTACTTTATTAACAATATGGATACTTATACCCTTAATAGACAATACCAATGAAAAAGATATACTAAGTATAAAAAACATTTTTAATATTCATGGACTAGTTTCTTTAATTAGTGGATTTATAGTAGTAATTATTGCAGCAAAAGGAGTAAATTATTTAAATAATAATCCTTCTGCCTTAGCGGGAATTTTATTTGGTTCCATTATTGGAACTACATTTTTTGGTGGAATACCTGTAGGAATCTTAACAGGTTCTGGTATAGCCTTTTTAATAATAAGAATCCTTAAAAAATAA